A window from Anser cygnoides isolate HZ-2024a breed goose chromosome 1, Taihu_goose_T2T_genome, whole genome shotgun sequence encodes these proteins:
- the ASB9 gene encoding ankyrin repeat and SOCS box protein 9 yields MDDEGTSQNASKSQAAGGQVSATSPSLLLMRDFVSDWSPLHDASIRGRLLTLKKLISQGSDVNLVTTDQVSPLHEACLGGHAACASVLLKHGAKVNGVTVDWHTPLFSACVSGSVACLNLLLQHGASLHPPCDLASPIHEAAKRGHVQCVEILASHGVNIDYNIKHLGTPLYVACENQQVNCARKLLESGANVNSGQGLESPLHAAARSCSEELVMLLIDFGADIWAKNAKSKRPMELVPPGSPLGRLFLQKEGPLSLMHLCRLSIRRCFGHKQHQKITGLLLPDELKRFLLHV; encoded by the exons ATGGATGATGAGGGAACGAGTCAAAATGCCAGTAAATCACAAGCAGCCGGGGGCCAGGTGTCTGCAACGTCTCCATCATTGCTGCTGATGAGGG ACTTTGTTTCAGACTGGTCTCCTTTACATGATGCCTCTATCCGTGGGCGCCTGCTTACTCTAAAGAAACTCATCAGCCAG GGGAGTGATGTTAATCTTGTTACAACAGACCAGGTGTCTCCCCTCCATGAAGCCTGCCTAGGTGGTCATGCTGCTTGTGCCAGTGTCCTATTAAAACATGGTGCTAAG gtGAATGGAGTGACTGTTGACTGGCACACTCCGTTGTTCAGTGCCTGTGTCAGCGGCAGTGTGGCTTGCTTGAATTTACTGCTGCAACACGGAGCCAGCCTGCACCCGCCCTGTGACTTAGCATCCCCCATCCATGAAGCTGCTAAGAGAG GTCATGTGCAATGTGTCGAGATCCTCGCGTCCCATGGGGTGAACATAGATTATAACATCAAACATCTGGGTACTCCGCTTTATGTAGCTTGTGAGAACCAGCAAGTCAACTGTGCCAGGAAGCTGCTTGAGTcag GAGCAAATGTGAACAGCGGCCAGGGCCTGGAGTCCCCACTGCACGCAGCCGCCAGGAGTTGCAGTGAGGAGCTGGTGATGCTGCTGATTGACTTTGGAGCAGACATTTGGGCAAAGAACGCCAAAAGCAAGAGGCCGATGGAGCTGGTTCCACCTGGAAGCCCTTTGGGTCGATTGTTCCTGCAGAAAGAAG GGCCGCTGTCCTTGATGCATTTATGCCGCCTGTCCATCAGGAGGTGCTTTGGACATAAGCAGCACCAGAAAATAACTGGTCTTCTCCTCCCAGATGAGCTGAAACGTTTTCTTCTCCATGTTTAA